Proteins encoded within one genomic window of Acidimicrobiales bacterium:
- a CDS encoding sortase gives MLSVVLFLSAVGLLGYPVYTNFYQGRVQNKLDKQIASPEHVEKYRAGKLEDGDALTRLKIPALNVDVVVVEGTSASALRAGAGHYPKTPLPCEAGNVSIAGHRTTYGKPFANIDRLKTGDAIILETPVGSCTYEMNRAPFIVKPTDFSVVANDPSTSELTLTTCHPKGSAKERLIVKATLTAGTPSKA, from the coding sequence GTGCTGTCCGTGGTGCTGTTCCTGTCGGCGGTGGGCCTCCTCGGCTACCCCGTCTACACGAACTTCTACCAGGGACGCGTCCAGAACAAGCTGGACAAGCAGATCGCCAGCCCGGAGCACGTCGAGAAGTACCGGGCCGGCAAGCTCGAGGACGGCGACGCCCTCACCCGTCTCAAGATCCCCGCCCTGAACGTCGACGTGGTGGTCGTGGAGGGCACCTCGGCCAGCGCGCTGCGGGCGGGCGCGGGCCACTACCCCAAGACGCCGCTGCCCTGCGAGGCCGGGAACGTGTCCATCGCCGGCCACCGCACGACGTACGGCAAGCCCTTCGCCAACATCGACCGGCTCAAGACCGGTGACGCCATCATCCTCGAGACCCCGGTGGGATCGTGCACCTACGAGATGAACCGGGCGCCGTTCATCGTGAAGCCCACCGACTTCTCGGTCGTGGCGAACGACCCGTCGACCAGCGAGCTCACGCTCACCACCTGCCACCCCAAGGGCTCCGCCAAGGAGCGCCTGATCGTGAAGGCGACGCTCACCGCGGGCACGCCTTCCAAGGCCTGA
- a CDS encoding LPXTG cell wall anchor domain-containing protein: MAPPATAQAARPETYIGSAAGRALDLTVLSLPKVTLGVSSAKVTSLLTAVGEGVGSLGLVGTLQKAEVANTGSSTLPENCAVPLPIAGILNVGLACGSASASILDNNPVATGEGSVAAVDLNGQTLLDTVGPITETVSDTVATALDPVCGLVALSCGVTDTVGDVLTSVLETKTLEVSAGRSISSVTSDNGKITATASSTGAEIKLLPLPVVGGVVNDEPLATIVVGTARATAVYDRAVGSSTPTVDPALVTVKLNSVLASTLGIPAEVTVPVGQSLVVPGTEGTPLETEIVVAAGRTATNPDGTVSAFADAVKVHALKGVSGGILLALASAEAGVGGTLAAAAPVPAVELPRTGGTPWMPLAGAGVLGLAVLVRRVVAR; this comes from the coding sequence GTGGCCCCTCCTGCGACGGCCCAGGCGGCCAGGCCCGAGACCTACATCGGCAGCGCGGCGGGCCGCGCCCTCGACCTCACCGTCCTCTCCCTCCCCAAGGTCACCCTCGGGGTGTCGTCCGCCAAGGTGACGTCCCTGCTCACCGCCGTCGGCGAGGGCGTCGGGTCGCTCGGACTGGTCGGCACCCTCCAGAAGGCCGAGGTCGCCAACACCGGCAGCTCGACGCTGCCCGAGAACTGCGCCGTGCCCCTGCCCATCGCCGGCATCCTGAACGTGGGCCTGGCCTGCGGCTCGGCCAGCGCGTCGATCCTCGACAACAACCCCGTCGCCACCGGCGAGGGGTCGGTGGCCGCCGTCGACCTCAACGGCCAGACCCTGCTCGACACCGTCGGGCCCATCACCGAGACGGTGAGCGACACGGTGGCGACGGCACTCGACCCGGTCTGCGGGCTGGTGGCCCTCAGCTGCGGCGTCACCGACACCGTGGGCGACGTGCTCACCAGCGTCCTGGAGACCAAGACCCTCGAGGTCAGCGCCGGCAGGTCCATCTCGTCGGTCACGAGCGACAACGGCAAGATCACCGCCACGGCCTCCTCGACGGGCGCCGAGATCAAGCTGCTCCCGCTGCCCGTGGTCGGCGGTGTCGTGAACGACGAGCCCCTGGCGACCATCGTGGTCGGCACGGCCAGGGCCACCGCCGTCTACGACCGGGCCGTCGGGAGCTCGACGCCCACCGTCGACCCGGCGCTGGTGACCGTCAAGCTCAACTCGGTCCTTGCCTCGACGCTCGGCATCCCCGCCGAGGTCACCGTGCCCGTCGGCCAGTCGCTGGTCGTCCCCGGCACCGAGGGCACGCCGCTGGAGACGGAGATCGTGGTCGCCGCCGGCCGTACCGCCACCAACCCCGACGGCACCGTCAGCGCCTTCGCCGACGCCGTCAAGGTCCACGCCCTCAAGGGCGTGAGCGGCGGCATCCTGCTGGCCCTGGCCAGCGCCGAGGCGGGCGTGGGAGGCACCCTGGCGGCGGCCGCCCCGGTCCCGGCGGTCGAGCTGCCCCGCACCGGCGGCACCCCCTGGATGCCCCTGGCGGGCGCCGGCGTGCTGGGCCTGGCCGTGCTGGTACGGCGAGTCGTGGCACGCTGA
- a CDS encoding TadE/TadG family type IV pilus assembly protein, which produces MTDRRRRAAGQAAVEVALVMPVVALLLLGVVQVALVVRDQVLVVHAAREAARAAAVDPSPGAARQAAVAATSLRPERLDVDVPPAGGPGRLVTATVAYRSPTAAPLIGPLLPDVVVRGRASMRREH; this is translated from the coding sequence GTGACCGACCGCCGGCGGCGCGCCGCCGGCCAGGCGGCGGTCGAGGTCGCCCTGGTGATGCCGGTGGTGGCCCTGCTCCTCCTCGGCGTCGTCCAGGTCGCCCTCGTCGTACGCGATCAGGTGCTGGTCGTCCACGCCGCCCGCGAGGCGGCGCGGGCGGCCGCCGTCGACCCGTCGCCCGGGGCGGCCCGGCAGGCGGCGGTGGCCGCCACGTCGCTCCGCCCCGAGCGGCTGGACGTCGACGTCCCCCCGGCCGGGGGCCCCGGCCGGCTGGTCACCGCGACCGTCGCGTACCGGTCGCCGACGGCCGCGCCGCTCATCGGGCCCCTGCTCCCGGACGTGGTGGTGCGCGGGCGTGCGTCCATGCGCCGCGAGCATTGA
- a CDS encoding type II secretion system F family protein — protein MPVGVRRSDAPVRTTGAPAVTALALGGGWAALVLAVAWRLRPPPARARALLPTAAPGRRRPDVVAALGRALLRLAEGRRPAGARAPVRSPRAVGAGAIAVVAAAAVALPLAAAVAFAWWAVPRHRARSAERRRAQRLESALPETVDLLVLAVGAGCNVALAVAAAGRRGSGPLAAELRRIAGEVAHGRRLADALDELPEVAGEPTRSLAGVLARCERYGTPALPALRRLADEVRVQRQRRAEAAARRVPVTLLFPLVVCILPAFALLTVAPLVAGALRELRL, from the coding sequence GTGCCCGTCGGCGTCCGGAGGTCCGACGCGCCGGTGCGGACGACGGGGGCGCCGGCCGTGACGGCCCTCGCCCTGGGCGGCGGGTGGGCGGCGTTGGTGCTGGCCGTCGCCTGGCGGCTGCGGCCTCCGCCCGCCCGCGCCCGCGCCCTGCTTCCGACCGCGGCGCCCGGCCGGCGCCGGCCCGACGTCGTCGCCGCCCTCGGCCGGGCCCTGCTGCGGCTGGCCGAGGGCCGCCGCCCCGCGGGGGCCCGGGCACCCGTCCGCTCACCCCGGGCCGTCGGCGCTGGGGCCATCGCGGTGGTTGCCGCCGCCGCCGTGGCGCTGCCGCTGGCGGCCGCCGTCGCCTTCGCCTGGTGGGCCGTGCCCCGGCACCGGGCCCGCTCCGCCGAGCGCCGCCGGGCCCAGCGGCTGGAGTCGGCCCTCCCCGAGACCGTCGACCTGCTGGTGCTCGCCGTGGGCGCCGGGTGCAACGTCGCGCTGGCCGTCGCCGCCGCCGGCCGGCGGGGGAGCGGGCCGCTGGCCGCCGAGCTGCGGCGCATCGCCGGCGAGGTGGCGCACGGCCGGCGCCTGGCCGACGCCCTCGACGAGCTGCCCGAGGTGGCCGGCGAGCCGACCCGCTCGCTGGCCGGCGTCCTCGCCCGCTGCGAGCGCTACGGCACGCCCGCCCTGCCCGCTCTCCGGCGCCTGGCCGACGAGGTGCGCGTCCAGCGCCAGCGCCGGGCCGAGGCGGCCGCCCGGCGGGTCCCCGTCACCCTGCTCTTCCCCCTGGTCGTCTGCATCCTCCCCGCCTTCGCGCTGCTCACCGTGGCGCCCCTCGTCGCCGGCGCCCTCCGGGAGCTGCGCCTGTAG